In Streptomyces hawaiiensis, one genomic interval encodes:
- the rpmB gene encoding 50S ribosomal protein L28, with translation MSAHCMLTGTQPGFGNRISHSHRRTSRRFDPNIQSKRYWLPNEGRYVRLRLSAKGIKTIDTIGIEAAVARIRARGVRV, from the coding sequence ATGTCCGCGCACTGCATGCTGACCGGCACACAGCCGGGCTTCGGCAACCGCATCTCGCACTCCCACCGGCGCACGTCGCGCCGGTTCGACCCCAACATCCAGTCCAAGCGCTACTGGCTGCCGAACGAGGGCCGGTACGTCCGGCTCCGGCTCAGCGCCAAGGGGATCAAGACCATCGACACGATCGGGATCGAGGCGGCCGTCGCCCGGATCCGCGCCCGGGGAGTGAGGGTCTGA